In the Aneurinibacillus soli genome, one interval contains:
- a CDS encoding 4Fe-4S binding protein, whose amino-acid sequence MNTAGEKKINVRKQQKMYLLKRLPWYILGCLLFYAPFALFNKGIAWVLGDKADPNIHSTCFRIPIVELFTRGKFDIMSAWGLSLTILFVSALLVGPFFCGRLCTAGALGEYMSRLVSDKAKIDWTRYVNPAPLRYGFFAGFVIAPVVTGALNCAYCSYGFFERMITGGIWGDIGALGSSTILTAGLWLGLFGVFTKGGRGYCNFMCPVGAAQSFLHSIGARLPFTYKLKYKKSACISCAGCVKACPMGALKLNDGKGNGISYSIHNCITCRQCTSACPTGAISYGTGERGWSLAPPTATPQSAPLKEGA is encoded by the coding sequence ATGAATACTGCTGGAGAGAAAAAAATCAATGTTCGCAAGCAGCAAAAAATGTACCTTTTGAAGCGCCTGCCATGGTACATCCTGGGCTGCCTTTTGTTTTATGCACCATTTGCTCTATTTAATAAAGGGATTGCCTGGGTGCTAGGAGACAAAGCCGATCCAAATATTCATTCCACCTGCTTTCGCATCCCGATCGTAGAACTATTTACTAGAGGAAAGTTCGATATTATGTCAGCCTGGGGACTGAGCCTGACGATTCTGTTTGTCTCTGCTCTGCTTGTCGGTCCTTTTTTCTGCGGACGCCTCTGCACAGCAGGCGCACTCGGTGAATACATGAGTCGCCTCGTATCAGACAAAGCAAAAATCGACTGGACACGCTATGTGAATCCGGCACCGCTGCGCTATGGCTTCTTTGCCGGTTTTGTAATCGCCCCTGTTGTAACAGGTGCGCTGAACTGCGCTTATTGCTCGTATGGCTTCTTTGAACGCATGATTACAGGCGGGATCTGGGGGGATATCGGTGCGCTCGGCTCATCGACAATTCTGACAGCTGGATTGTGGCTCGGTTTGTTCGGTGTATTTACTAAAGGCGGACGTGGGTACTGCAACTTCATGTGTCCGGTCGGCGCTGCCCAGAGCTTCCTTCACAGCATCGGTGCCCGTCTGCCATTCACATACAAGCTCAAATATAAAAAATCAGCCTGCATCTCTTGCGCAGGCTGCGTTAAAGCATGCCCAATGGGGGCACTCAAACTCAATGATGGCAAGGGAAACGGAATCTCGTACTCGATTCATAACTGCATTACATGCCGCCAGTGCACATCTGCCTGCCCGACCGGAGCGATTAGCTACGGAACAGGAGAGCGCGGCTGGTCTCTGGCACCTCCAACTGCGACTCCACAGTCAGCCCCATTAAAGGAAGGAGCCTAG
- a CDS encoding GTP-binding protein, with translation MSVKKIPVTVLSGYLGAGKTTILNHVLNNRQGLKVAVIVNDLGEINVDADLLMDGGALSHTEEKLVEISNGCICCTLRDDLIQEVKRLAEDGRYDYILIESTGIGEPVPIAQTFTYEDEGSGIDLGQYCQLDTMVTVVDAYRFWHDFSSGETLLERQQATGEDDTREVVDLLVDQIEFCDVLILNKCDMVKEDDLKQLEHVLRTLQPGARLIRAERGQINPASILNTGLFDFEKASTSAGWLKELEKEDHTPETEEYGISSFVYRKARPFHPQRLADWMENWPTEVVRAKGVLWIASNNELAMSFSQAGPSIQISAAGQWVAAMSEEEQRLYREEDPEWAETWDARWGDRLTEFVLIGIGLDIATLTASLDRCVLTDEEMELDWSSFHDPLPNWYGMEEGVQ, from the coding sequence ATGAGTGTGAAGAAAATTCCGGTTACGGTGTTGAGTGGATATCTTGGAGCAGGGAAAACAACGATTTTAAATCACGTATTGAATAACCGTCAGGGATTAAAGGTAGCGGTCATTGTAAACGATCTTGGGGAAATAAACGTAGATGCTGATCTGCTGATGGATGGTGGCGCACTGTCGCATACAGAAGAGAAACTTGTAGAAATATCGAATGGCTGTATTTGCTGCACACTGCGCGATGATTTGATTCAGGAAGTAAAGCGACTTGCTGAGGATGGTCGATATGACTATATTTTGATTGAATCAACCGGAATTGGGGAGCCGGTTCCAATCGCACAGACATTTACATATGAAGATGAGGGGAGTGGGATTGATCTGGGTCAGTACTGTCAGCTTGATACGATGGTCACTGTGGTGGATGCGTATCGATTCTGGCATGATTTTTCCTCTGGCGAAACGTTGCTTGAGCGCCAGCAGGCAACTGGAGAAGATGATACGCGCGAAGTTGTTGATTTGCTGGTTGATCAGATTGAATTTTGTGATGTGCTCATTTTGAATAAATGTGACATGGTGAAGGAAGATGACTTAAAGCAGCTTGAACATGTGCTGCGTACGTTGCAGCCAGGTGCGCGTCTCATTCGTGCTGAGCGTGGTCAAATCAATCCGGCTTCGATCCTGAACACTGGGTTGTTTGATTTTGAGAAAGCCAGTACATCCGCCGGATGGCTGAAGGAGTTGGAGAAGGAAGACCATACTCCAGAAACCGAGGAGTATGGCATCTCCTCTTTCGTCTATCGGAAGGCTCGTCCGTTTCATCCGCAGCGCTTGGCGGACTGGATGGAGAATTGGCCGACTGAAGTTGTGCGAGCAAAAGGTGTACTGTGGATAGCGTCTAATAATGAATTAGCGATGAGTTTTAGTCAGGCGGGTCCGTCGATTCAGATTAGTGCTGCGGGCCAGTGGGTAGCGGCGATGTCTGAGGAAGAACAGCGATTGTATCGGGAAGAAGATCCGGAGTGGGCAGAGACGTGGGATGCACGCTGGGGAGATCGGCTGACAGAGTTTGTATTGATCGGGATTGGGCTTGATATCGCCACACTGACGGCTTCGCTTGATCGATGTGTACTGACAGACGAAGAGATGGAGTTGGACTGGTCTTCTTTTCATGATCCACTTCCGAACTGGTACGGTATGGAAGAAGGAGTGCAATAG
- a CDS encoding TIGR03943 family putative permease subunit, producing MGEQHNMRIDVGRFGQGMILLTLSLYIWELLYTGEITRFVAPLFSALLIGILPVLMLLVLYAFATLRLPGEKRGCSCCLKKERPSLSVTWLLVMIPAVLGICLPPPPLGTAILPQSPVVSAKSASLPLPLAQVRTGERTVRDLSWTDFTEDFYQKEVTYEHHPYRVTGIVYHPPGWLPERFVVMRYMITCCAADATPLGIAVEVTGGDQLKNNEWIEVEGMIRRTTLPQADILVPLAWTYGQKEQPLLQADGIRHIQAPKDPYLTAPLVNLTPAKETK from the coding sequence TTGGGAGAACAACATAATATGCGCATTGATGTTGGTCGGTTCGGACAGGGGATGATTCTACTTACGCTGTCTTTATATATTTGGGAGCTTCTATACACCGGCGAAATCACTCGTTTTGTAGCGCCTTTATTTTCCGCATTACTCATTGGGATTCTTCCGGTTCTGATGTTGCTCGTCTTATATGCATTTGCAACGTTGCGTTTGCCTGGTGAGAAGAGGGGGTGCTCTTGCTGCTTGAAAAAAGAGCGCCCTTCCTTATCGGTGACGTGGCTGCTTGTCATGATTCCAGCCGTGCTCGGAATATGCTTGCCCCCGCCCCCGCTCGGTACTGCGATACTACCACAATCACCTGTTGTTTCCGCAAAGTCAGCTTCTTTGCCTCTTCCACTTGCACAGGTGCGTACGGGAGAGCGGACTGTCCGGGACCTTTCCTGGACAGATTTTACGGAGGACTTCTATCAGAAAGAGGTAACGTATGAGCATCATCCGTATCGGGTAACCGGAATCGTGTACCATCCTCCTGGTTGGCTACCGGAACGATTCGTTGTAATGCGTTATATGATTACATGCTGCGCTGCCGATGCTACACCGCTTGGTATAGCAGTGGAAGTAACAGGGGGAGATCAGTTGAAAAACAATGAGTGGATTGAGGTGGAAGGAATGATCAGACGAACGACATTGCCGCAGGCGGATATTCTTGTTCCGCTTGCCTGGACATACGGGCAAAAGGAGCAGCCGCTTCTACAGGCGGATGGTATTCGCCATATACAGGCCCCAAAAGACCCGTACCTTACGGCCCCACTCGTTAATCTAACACCCGCAAAGGAAACGAAATAA
- a CDS encoding permease, whose protein sequence is MWQHAETIFLSIVLESLPFIVIGALLSSFIQHLVPRRLLFRLLPKSRPLAVVYAAFLGFVFPVCDCGTVPVARSLIHKGMPVSAAITFVLAAPVTNPLTLAATYAAFGGRLNMLLIRLGAALLISILIGWGLLFFRMEQSKRVESVGKMDEPTLSRHTTGKILSHALGEIFEVGVFVVVSAAVAAGIQTWLPTSAWESVGRHPILSVIALMSLSVVLSLCAQADAFVARSLQGVTTGGAVVSFLLIGQMIDIRNLLLLPRAFDHRVVVFVFTLAFALVLLLGIGLNYAGFRL, encoded by the coding sequence ATGTGGCAGCATGCAGAAACGATCTTCTTATCCATTGTGCTGGAGTCACTTCCGTTTATTGTGATTGGGGCGTTACTCTCCTCGTTTATTCAGCACCTTGTACCTCGTCGGCTTTTATTCCGCTTGTTGCCGAAATCCCGCCCGCTGGCTGTAGTGTATGCTGCCTTTCTCGGCTTCGTGTTTCCGGTCTGTGATTGTGGGACGGTGCCGGTTGCCCGTAGCTTGATACATAAAGGTATGCCGGTTTCAGCAGCTATAACATTCGTGTTGGCAGCTCCTGTAACGAATCCGCTTACGTTGGCGGCGACATATGCGGCTTTCGGAGGGCGCTTGAATATGCTGCTGATTCGATTGGGGGCAGCTTTGTTGATTTCAATCTTGATCGGGTGGGGATTGTTGTTTTTTCGAATGGAGCAGAGTAAGCGGGTTGAATCAGTTGGGAAAATGGATGAGCCTACGCTTTCTCGTCATACCACCGGAAAAATTCTATCCCATGCATTAGGGGAGATTTTTGAAGTCGGAGTGTTTGTTGTCGTGAGTGCGGCTGTAGCAGCCGGGATTCAAACGTGGTTGCCAACGTCCGCGTGGGAATCTGTTGGGCGGCATCCAATTTTGTCTGTCATAGCACTTATGAGCCTCTCGGTTGTCCTGTCGCTTTGTGCACAGGCAGATGCGTTTGTTGCCCGTTCGCTGCAAGGAGTGACGACGGGTGGAGCGGTTGTTTCCTTTCTCCTGATTGGACAGATGATAGATATTCGTAATTTGTTGCTTTTGCCGCGTGCTTTTGATCATCGAGTTGTAGTTTTTGTCTTTACTCTCGCATTCGCCCTGGTGCTTCTGCTGGGCATCGGGTTGAATTATGCCGGTTTCCGTTTATAA
- a CDS encoding dihydrofolate reductase produces the protein MITIVAAMDENRVIGYQNQLPWHMPADLAHFKKVTMGHVIVMGRKTYESIGKPLPGRTNVVLTRRIDYEAPGCTILHDVDSVLAKFARQDVDIIGGAEIIQLFWPYIDRLELTFIHHTFSGDVHFPSWNRTEWNEFSRHSHAPDEKNPYPYTFATYEQKPVPL, from the coding sequence TTGATTACAATTGTTGCTGCCATGGACGAAAATCGGGTCATCGGCTACCAAAACCAGTTGCCCTGGCATATGCCTGCTGACCTTGCTCACTTCAAAAAGGTAACAATGGGGCATGTCATTGTCATGGGCCGTAAAACATATGAATCCATCGGCAAACCGCTACCAGGTCGCACGAATGTCGTCCTCACCCGTCGTATCGATTACGAAGCACCGGGCTGTACCATCCTCCATGATGTGGATAGCGTCCTTGCGAAGTTCGCCAGACAGGATGTGGATATTATCGGCGGTGCCGAGATTATTCAACTATTCTGGCCGTATATAGATCGGCTAGAATTAACATTTATTCATCACACGTTTTCAGGTGACGTACACTTTCCAAGTTGGAATCGCACAGAGTGGAATGAGTTCTCCCGCCATTCACACGCACCCGATGAAAAAAATCCCTATCCGTATACATTTGCAACATACGAACAAAAGCCGGTTCCGTTATAA
- a CDS encoding ferritin — MMSKKLEAALNEQINFEFYSCNAYLAMAAYCASEDLDGFANFFTVQAQEENFHAMKFFHFVNATGNRVLIDKLPAPRNEFTSVVDVFHEAYKHEQEVTKRIYNLADIALQEREHATTSFLKWFIDEQIEEEATFSSIVKKLERIGEDGNALYMLDDELGKRTFVAEDASVLK; from the coding sequence ATGATGAGTAAAAAACTAGAAGCTGCATTAAATGAACAGATTAATTTTGAATTTTATTCGTGCAATGCGTACCTGGCAATGGCAGCATACTGCGCGTCAGAAGACCTCGATGGATTTGCGAATTTCTTTACAGTACAGGCACAGGAAGAGAACTTCCATGCGATGAAATTTTTCCACTTCGTGAATGCGACGGGAAACCGGGTGCTGATTGATAAACTTCCGGCGCCGCGCAACGAATTTACTTCTGTCGTGGATGTATTTCATGAAGCGTACAAACATGAGCAGGAAGTGACGAAGCGTATTTATAACCTGGCAGACATTGCCCTGCAGGAGCGCGAACACGCAACAACTAGCTTCCTTAAATGGTTCATTGATGAACAGATTGAAGAAGAAGCGACATTCAGCAGCATCGTGAAGAAGCTTGAACGCATCGGAGAAGATGGCAATGCGCTGTATATGCTGGATGACGAGCTGGGCAAACGTACATTTGTGGCGGAAGATGCTTCCGTGTTAAAATAA
- a CDS encoding TlpA family protein disulfide reductase: MKKAMVALTVILALLGYTLYNQKETVLSTKKEVRAAVGYYAPDFALTDASGHTLRLSSIKKPVLLSFWTSWCGPCRIETPQLIKLYKAYHGKFEIVAVNVTLNDKKENARTFIDFFGVPYPVVFDEKGDVTELYQVQGYPTNIFIDGNGKIIRIETGVLPPEQLNTVIRGLINP, encoded by the coding sequence ATGAAAAAAGCGATGGTAGCCCTCACCGTCATTCTTGCTCTTCTTGGCTATACCTTGTACAACCAGAAAGAAACGGTTCTTTCTACAAAAAAAGAAGTGCGCGCCGCAGTCGGGTATTATGCACCGGATTTCGCCCTGACTGATGCGTCCGGTCATACTCTGCGCCTTTCTTCCATTAAAAAACCAGTCCTACTCTCATTCTGGACGTCCTGGTGTGGTCCGTGCCGCATCGAAACCCCACAGCTAATCAAGCTATACAAAGCATACCACGGGAAGTTTGAAATTGTAGCGGTTAACGTAACACTCAATGACAAAAAAGAAAACGCACGTACATTTATCGATTTTTTTGGGGTGCCTTACCCGGTTGTATTCGATGAGAAAGGGGACGTAACCGAGCTGTATCAAGTGCAGGGCTATCCGACGAACATATTTATTGACGGGAACGGAAAGATTATCCGCATCGAGACAGGCGTTCTCCCCCCGGAACAATTAAATACGGTTATTCGCGGACTGATAAACCCATGA
- a CDS encoding glycerophosphodiester phosphodiesterase encodes MNDFFLIYAHRGASATHPENTMPAFAAALRQGATGIELDVQLTRDGELVVFHDWSLKRIFGKPGHIRDYTLAELRRFDAGRWFDSRFAGISIPTLNDVLDRAAAKSIMLNIELKNFFSFANGIEQKVSEAIARHNLQDQTVISTFNPLSLELLQQTGCGADTAFLYFGHLREAWRYAHEYNCAYLHPPVHEVTESFVEACREHDIKIVPYQVNTLPEITRMIELGTDGIITSQPTLAHRLLHGEKRRKPKR; translated from the coding sequence ATGAACGATTTTTTCTTGATTTATGCACACCGCGGCGCATCAGCTACCCACCCGGAGAATACGATGCCAGCTTTTGCCGCCGCCCTTCGTCAGGGAGCTACCGGTATTGAACTTGATGTACAGCTGACCCGTGACGGGGAGCTTGTTGTTTTTCATGACTGGTCGCTCAAGCGCATTTTTGGAAAGCCCGGACATATCCGGGATTACACACTAGCTGAACTTCGGCGCTTCGATGCAGGAAGGTGGTTCGACTCCCGTTTTGCCGGGATCAGCATCCCAACCCTTAATGATGTACTGGACCGCGCCGCTGCCAAATCGATCATGCTCAATATTGAACTGAAAAATTTCTTTTCCTTTGCTAATGGCATCGAACAAAAAGTCAGTGAAGCGATTGCCCGGCACAACCTTCAAGACCAAACCGTCATCTCCACATTCAATCCACTTAGTCTTGAATTACTTCAGCAAACAGGCTGCGGGGCCGACACTGCTTTTTTATATTTTGGCCATCTGCGCGAAGCATGGCGCTACGCCCATGAATACAACTGCGCCTATCTCCATCCACCTGTACACGAAGTAACCGAATCGTTTGTAGAGGCTTGCCGGGAACACGACATCAAAATCGTCCCGTATCAAGTTAATACTCTTCCAGAAATTACGCGAATGATTGAACTTGGAACAGACGGCATTATTACCTCGCAACCCACTCTTGCTCATCGACTGCTGCATGGGGAAAAACGACGCAAGCCAAAAAGGTAA
- a CDS encoding class I SAM-dependent methyltransferase, with amino-acid sequence MDATWFVKSFQEDYSTLYRHRDEQSARQEVESLLRLLPLPKNGRVLDFCCGDGRHSRALARHGYEVVGFDLSSYLLSEARRKTNEEDVTYYQYDMREVPFNEEFDVLFNLFTSFGYFADDAENEMVIGRMAQALKPGGKLVIDYLNPEYVRAHLVPESVRDVEGKQIIERRTIEDGFVVKQIIITEQGEERTFWERVRLYSADEMRMMLERAGIKLLAVYGDYNLDVYGPEMKRMILFGEKKIK; translated from the coding sequence ATGGATGCTACATGGTTTGTAAAATCATTTCAGGAAGATTATTCGACGCTGTACCGGCATCGAGATGAACAATCTGCACGCCAGGAGGTAGAAAGCCTGCTTCGGCTGCTGCCATTGCCGAAGAATGGCCGAGTGCTTGACTTCTGCTGCGGAGACGGGCGGCATTCACGTGCACTTGCGCGGCATGGATACGAGGTTGTCGGATTTGATCTGTCTTCGTATTTGCTTTCGGAAGCTCGCCGTAAGACAAACGAGGAGGACGTGACGTATTATCAATACGATATGCGTGAGGTTCCCTTTAATGAGGAGTTCGATGTCTTGTTTAATCTGTTTACGAGCTTCGGTTACTTTGCGGACGATGCGGAGAATGAGATGGTGATCGGACGCATGGCACAGGCGCTAAAGCCGGGAGGTAAGCTTGTTATTGATTATTTAAATCCCGAGTATGTGCGCGCTCACCTTGTACCGGAATCAGTGCGGGATGTAGAGGGTAAGCAGATTATCGAACGCCGCACAATCGAGGATGGGTTTGTTGTGAAGCAGATTATAATTACCGAGCAGGGAGAAGAGCGGACATTCTGGGAGCGGGTGCGTCTGTACAGCGCGGATGAGATGAGAATGATGCTTGAGCGGGCTGGAATTAAGTTGCTTGCTGTATACGGTGACTACAATCTGGACGTCTATGGTCCGGAGATGAAGCGTATGATTTTATTCGGCGAGAAAAAAATAAAATAA
- a CDS encoding ammonium transporter has product MKQFTALSTGVDTIWIVLTAAMIILMEGGFALLEAGFVRRKNSVSIIMKVFVDIAFGTLCFYAIGFALMYGKDWSSFIGTSGFGMKGDLSHLAFPFSKETFFMFQAAFVIAVISIVSGAVAERMQFRAYVLYAVVMTTVIYPISGHWVWGGGWLGKMGMLDFAGSAVIHAMGGFSALAAAQILGPRLDKYREGENNVITPSNIPLASVGAFLLWFGWFGFNAGSTLSASDVRIGHIAMVTMLAASAGGAITLLYTMFRYGRADAPSVINGSLAGLVGITAGCAFVSADAAILIGAVCGLGMMAATYMMDVWKIDDPVGAFPVHGVSGVIGTLAVGLFARGKGVLYGGGWQLFGVQTLGLLVICVWGYVCTWIALKAIARIVSLRVTEEEERIGLDISAHGAMAVNTEDTLTLGSEYKKRV; this is encoded by the coding sequence ATGAAACAGTTTACCGCCCTGAGTACGGGCGTAGATACAATATGGATTGTGTTGACAGCGGCCATGATTATTTTGATGGAGGGTGGCTTTGCACTGCTCGAAGCCGGATTCGTCCGGCGAAAAAATTCTGTCAGTATTATTATGAAAGTATTTGTTGATATCGCATTCGGCACGCTTTGTTTTTATGCGATCGGTTTTGCACTGATGTATGGAAAGGATTGGTCATCGTTCATCGGTACAAGTGGCTTCGGAATGAAAGGAGACTTGTCTCATCTGGCATTCCCGTTTAGTAAAGAGACCTTTTTTATGTTTCAGGCCGCATTTGTCATTGCGGTGATTTCCATTGTATCCGGTGCTGTGGCAGAACGGATGCAGTTCCGGGCCTATGTGCTGTATGCGGTTGTGATGACGACTGTGATCTATCCGATCTCTGGACACTGGGTATGGGGTGGCGGTTGGCTTGGAAAGATGGGGATGCTTGACTTTGCCGGCTCGGCTGTTATTCATGCGATGGGAGGTTTCAGCGCGCTGGCGGCAGCGCAAATACTTGGGCCACGTCTGGACAAATACAGGGAAGGCGAGAATAACGTCATTACGCCGAGTAACATTCCGCTTGCGTCTGTCGGGGCGTTCCTGCTCTGGTTTGGTTGGTTTGGGTTCAATGCTGGCTCGACACTGAGCGCATCGGACGTACGCATTGGGCATATTGCAATGGTTACGATGCTGGCTGCTTCTGCTGGTGGAGCTATAACGCTTTTATATACGATGTTCCGTTATGGTCGGGCGGATGCACCATCTGTTATTAATGGATCGCTCGCTGGGCTTGTCGGTATTACAGCTGGTTGTGCTTTTGTAAGTGCGGATGCAGCGATTTTGATTGGTGCTGTATGCGGACTTGGAATGATGGCGGCTACTTATATGATGGATGTATGGAAAATCGATGACCCTGTGGGCGCGTTTCCGGTGCATGGAGTGTCAGGCGTTATTGGGACGCTGGCAGTGGGTCTGTTTGCGAGAGGTAAAGGTGTATTATATGGAGGGGGCTGGCAATTGTTCGGTGTGCAGACGTTGGGTCTTCTTGTGATCTGTGTATGGGGATATGTGTGTACGTGGATCGCACTCAAAGCAATTGCCCGGATTGTATCGCTCCGAGTAACAGAAGAGGAAGAGCGGATTGGACTTGATATTTCCGCACATGGAGCAATGGCTGTAAATACTGAAGATACGCTTACGCTTGGGAGTGAATACAAAAAAAGAGTGTAA
- a CDS encoding winged helix-turn-helix transcriptional regulator: MDYSKMCPKYELAIDILGKKWSGLIIRVLLGGPRRFKDIKAQIPEMSDRMLTERIREFEEVGIMVRKVYPETPVRIEYELTEKGRGLEGVIEAIQEWSEKWM, from the coding sequence GTGGATTACAGCAAAATGTGCCCAAAGTATGAGTTGGCAATTGATATACTGGGCAAAAAATGGTCAGGGCTGATTATTCGTGTCCTGCTGGGCGGGCCGCGAAGGTTCAAGGATATTAAGGCGCAAATTCCGGAGATGAGCGACCGCATGCTGACCGAACGCATCCGTGAGTTTGAAGAAGTAGGGATTATGGTCCGCAAAGTGTATCCGGAAACCCCGGTGCGCATTGAATATGAATTAACGGAGAAAGGTCGCGGCCTAGAGGGCGTAATTGAAGCGATTCAGGAGTGGAGCGAGAAGTGGATGTAA
- a CDS encoding alpha/beta-type small acid-soluble spore protein, which translates to MAQNSNTNKLVVPQAANALDQMKYEIASEFGVTLGPDTTSRQNGSVGGEITKRLVQMAEQQLGGRA; encoded by the coding sequence ATGGCTCAAAATTCGAACACAAACAAGCTTGTCGTACCACAAGCAGCAAACGCGCTGGATCAGATGAAGTACGAGATCGCTTCTGAATTCGGTGTAACACTCGGGCCGGACACAACTTCTCGCCAGAACGGTTCTGTAGGTGGCGAGATTACAAAACGCCTTGTACAAATGGCTGAACAACAGCTTGGCGGTCGTGCATAA